GGCATTCAAATCAAGAGCTCCAGAGAATCCTGTATCACTGCGATTTTGGCTTAACTGCCAGCTGTAGGGTCTAGCAGACTTTCTTTGCCAGAAAGCACTGAAGGTTGTGTCGTATCCGTCAAAATACTGAGTTTTATATGACAAATTAAGAGACAACTTATGTTCAGTTTCATAAGAAGATGTACCTATTTCTGGATTTTGCGGATCTATAGTTGGATGGAACTGATACGATGTATCAGTTGAGGTACCCGATGCAGAAAATCTATCTTCAATATTTTGATTAGCATAGGAAAAGTTCATATTCACACCATTGTCCCAGTACTTGGCCAATGTGAAAGTAGAAATAATCGAAGTACCGCCATCGATATTAGTTAATAATACATCACGACTTTCTCTCGCACTTTCTCCCGATGTTGGGTCATATGCTTCATTATTGCTATCAAATGCGAAGGTATAGATTGGACGTCCATCGACCGTATATCCATTATTTCCTCGAGAAACATCTATCTGTCTTGTGATATCAGTCCAAAGTGGATCATTCTTATGGTCTTTATAAAGCACTTCAGCACTTACAAACCAATCAGCACCTAAACCTATAGAACTTAAGTCAGCCATATAATCTGCGGCTAAACTATATTGCCATACGGATGGAATTTCAAAATTTGGATCCGTTGCATCTATGTTAGAAAAAGCACCGTCTAACGAAGCGTTAGAGATAGCATCTAAGGCTGCTTGTGGAATAGAGTTTGGATCTGCATTGTCTAAGAAGGCGTCATCGCTACTAGATCTAAATAGTGCAATTCTTGAACCATCATTAGTAAATGAGTTAGAAATCCATACGTTAGGTTTACCACCACTAAATAAACCAAAACCACCTCGTACTGTTAAATCATCCGAAGCAAGCCATGTAAAACCAAAACGAGGTAAAATTAAGTCTTTCCCATCCATATTTTCAGTATTTGTAAAATTATGACGTTCAACAAATAATGCATTCTCATTTGGCACGTCTTCATTAGAAATTACTTCATAACGTAAACCATAAACAATATTCAGAGAATCTGAGATATCCCAGCTATCTTCTACATAAAAAGCATGATTAGCTAAAGAGAAACTAGCTGCCGCTTCATCACGATTCAAACTTGGGTTATTTTGATATTCAAAGAAATTGGCGTTAGCAGCTTCTAAATCTTCAATACTATTAAAATACCAAGAACCTAAATAATGTTGCATAAAAATATTGTAAACATCAACAGACTCATATTCCCAACCAAATGATATAGCATGATCATTTAGTAAATACTCACCACTGGCGCGTAATTGTAATGTTTCGTTTGTTAGCTGGTTTGCATGACGACTGTCATCTGGTCCAAAGTTAATTAGACCATTGTTATGCGTAACTTTTACTTCTCCAAATTCAAGACCACCTAAAGGAACCTGACCATTTACACTCTCTTTATATGACATTTTAAATTCAGTAGAGAACTCATCAGTCCAATAAGAGAAAACTTGAGCCACATAAGAATCTATTTCATTTGAGCGGTTATACCAGTGAGAAGAAAGGTAAAGTTCATCGCTAGCTCCAGAACCAACGTTACCTGCACTGTTACTAAATGCATGAGAATAGGCAAATGATGCTCTGTGGTCATCATTGATATTCCAATCTAATTTAAGTGAATATTTTTCATCTTCTAAAGGTATTGAAGCATTCCAATCACCAGCATCATAATCAAATAGATTTTGAGCAGCGGTTACAACACGATCAACATCGTCTTGGCTTATATTACTTGTTTCATTTGCTGCACCAGAACCTAAAACACCTTTACTCACAGAACTTGGCGCTTCAAAAGTTTCATAAGAAGCAAAGAAAAACAATGTATCTTCAACTATAGCTCCGCCAAGCGTTGCGCCATAACTTTCTTCTTTGAAACTCAACTCAACATCTCTTCCTGTAAAAGGATTTTCTGGAGTTCCTGCCCACGAATCTTTAGCTTGTTCGAAGAAAGCACTACCATGAAACTCATTAGTTCCTGACTTAGTTACTACGCTTATTTGTCCACCAGAAAAACCACCTTCTTTGGCACTAAATGGAGCGATTGCAACACTAATTTGCTCAACTGAGTCAAAAGCAATTGGTGAACGTTCAGTTGGATAACCATTACCTGCAAGACCAAAGTCATCATTTAAGTTAACACCATCAACTTTAAGACTGTTATATCTAGGGTTACTACCACCTAGATATAAAGAAACTCCATCGTTTCCTACAACCGCTAAAGGATTTAATCTAACTATATCTTTTAAATCTCTGTTAAACGAAGATGTATCTGACAACGTATCACCGGAAAACACACTATTAGAACCAGCAGCATAATCAACTATTTGTGCAGAGCCTGTGACAGAAATACGCTCAATATCACCATTTTCTAAAACTTCTGATATACGAAATACTTCGCCCAAAGTGATAAACACATTTTGTAATGTCTTATCTTGATAAACATCGGAATCGATTGTGATGGTATATGGTCCACCTACACGTAAGCCCTGTGCAAAGAAGCTACCAGAATCGTTTGTAGATAAAACTTTAGTGGTTCCTGAAGGTTCGTGAGTAATAGTAATTTTAGCGTCAGTCACAGCATTACCAGTTTCTGAAACCAAAGAACCACGAACTGAAGATGCAGTATCCTGAGCCATTGCAGCAGACGATAGTCCTACCGACATAGCTACAGCAATCGCGATACGATTAAACTTATTATTTCTTAACATGTGTTCATTCCTATTTATAGTGTGTTCTTTAACAACATTGTATTCTTAAAAAAAATTTCCATTTGCCTAATAATCCTTACAGATTTAGCGAGGCTTTTAATGGTCGTTGTTAATACGACTTCTAATTAAAACGGCCTGAGTGTAACAGATAGATTATGACACTTTTATTACAGCCACAAGTGTGTTGTGCAAAATTCATCAAACTGTCGCATTTCTATTGCGAAATCACACAAGTTAACAACATACTTTAACAATAAGCTAACAAAACTGACCAGGTGGTCTATCAAAAAAAGTTTCTTTTCCTAACTGACTTTTATCAAGTTCACTGGTATCTTCTGATTATCTACTTTTCATTTGGACTGTTATGTCGACCCCGTTAATAATTGCAATTTCAGGTGCATCAGGCTCTGGTAAATCTTTATTTACTGAAAATCTATTAAAAGAGTTTTCTGAAGAAGGTAAATCGGTACAGATTTTACGAGAAGATCATTATTATCGCGCTCAAGATAACTTAGCTATGTCTGACCGTGAAAAAACCAATTATGATCACCCTAAAGCTTTTGAACATGAACTACTGGTCAAACATTTAGCCGCTTTAAAAAAATGGCAATCAATTGAATATCCTCACTACTGTTACAAAACCCACACTAGACTTGACCAAACAGAAACATTAATCTCTGCGCCTGTCATTATTATCGAAGGTATAATGTTGTTAGCCAATGATGCTCTACAACATATGTTTGATATTAAAATATTTGTTGATACCCCTTTAGATATTTGCCTGTTACGAAGAATGAAACGAGACATAGCAGAAAGAGGACGAACTCTAGACTCGGTTGCCAATCAATATGAATCTACAGTTAAACCTATGTACCACCAGTTTATTGCTCCTAGTCGGTTCACAGCGGATGTAATTGTCACTCAAGGTGGCGAAAACAAAATTGCTTTAGATGTCATTAAATCTCACATACAACAAACTTTGTTGTAATTTGCATAGTTAATTAACAAAAAATAAGAATAAAAATAAAGGAAATAATATGGTTAGTTTAATTGGCGTGGCGCTCATGTTGTTAATTGCATATGCAGCATCAGTCCATAGAAAATCGATTAATTGGAGAACGGTTGGCGGCGCATTTGCCATTCAGGCCTCTGTAGGTGCGTTAGTATTATATTTCCCTCCTGGGATACAATTTTTATTGGCGTTAACAGGGTATGTAGAAAATATCATCGGCTACAGCCAAGATGGTATAAATTTCATTTTTGGTGATTTAGGCAACAAATCCATTGGTTTTATTTTTGCCTTTAATGTCTTGCCCGTTATTATATTTTTCTCATCTTTGATTACCGTTTTATACCACCTTAAAATAATGAATATTATTATTACTGGTATCGGTGGTGCTCTACAGAAGCTATTAAAAACTAGCCGTCCAGAATCTATGTCTGCTGCGGCAAATATTTTTGTGGGTCAAACTGAAGCACCTCTAGTCATTAAACCTTACATCCCAAATTTAACTCGCTCTGAATTATTTGCGGTTATGGTAGGAGGCTTAGCCTCCATAGCAGGTTCTGTAATGGCTGGGTATGCCGGTATGGGTGTCGAAATAAAATACCTTCTTGCCGCAAGTTTTATGGCGGCACCAGGTGGATTATTAATGGCCAAAATTATTATTCCTGAAACCGAAGAATATAAAAACGAGTTAACAGAAGAAGCTAGCAAAGAAAACGAATATGCCAATGTGTTTGATGCAGCCGCAAGTGGTGCAGCATCTGGACTCAAACTAGCAGTAAATGTAGGTGCAATGTTATTAGCTTTTATCGGGTTAATAGCATTATTAAATGGCTTAATTGGTTGGGCCGGCGGCTTATTTGGAGCTGAAGAACTCAGTTTCCAGGTTATACTTGGTTACTTATTCCAACCAATTGCGTGGACCTTAGGTATACCATGGGAAGAAGCTAACTTAGCAGGCAGCTTCATTGGCCAAAAAATGGTAGTAAATGAGTTTGTGGCTTATTTAGATTTTCTTAAGTACCAAGAAGATTTATCACCTCATAGTCAGGCGATCATTATTTTTTCTTTATGTGGTTTTGCCAACTTCTCATCTATCGCAATTTTAATGGGCGGAATAGGTGCTTTAGCACCCAATAGACGCCAAGAGATAGCTCAGTTAGGTTTAAAAACTGTATTAGCTGCAACATTAGCAAACCTAATGAGTGCGGCTCTCGCAGGTTTTTACCTTAGCTTGTAATAACAAATTGAATATTTAAAGGTTTAATATGGAACTCATTGCAGTTGACTACAATGCCCCTGATGCAGACAAATTATTTGTTGAATCACTCCACAAAACTGGTTTTGGGGTATTAAAAAATCACCCTATCAGCCAACAAAGAGTGTCGAGTATTTATCAACACTGGCAAGATTTCTTTAATAGTAACGAAAAGAATGATTATGCCTACGATAAAAAAAACCATGACGGATTCTTTTCTACTCAAGTATCAGAAACAGCTAAGGGCTTTAAAAAGAAAGATATTAAAGAATATTTCCACTATTACCCTTGGGGTCGTTGTCCTGAGGCATTAAAACAGGAAATATCTGATTATTATCGCGACACGAATACTTTAGCATCAGAACTATTAGCTTGGGTTGAAAAGTATTCCCCTGCAGAAGTTTCAGCTAAATATTCACAAATGTTATCTAGCATGGTGACAAATAGTGAACAAACTTTACTACGCATTCTTCATTATCCGCCACTAGACGGTTCTGAAGAGCCTGATGCAATCCGCGCAGCTGCTCATGAAGATATTAATCTTTTAACTATCTTACCCTCAGCAAATGAACCTGGTTTGCAAGTAAAAGGCACTGGCGATTCTTGGATAGACGTGCCCTGTGATTTTGGCAATCTTATAGTCAATATAGGCGATATGCTGCAAGAAGCATCAGGTGGCTATTTCCCTTCCACTACACACAGAGTAATTAATCCACAAGGAAGTGATCAAACTAAATCACGGATTTCTTTACCGCTATTTTTGCATCCTAATCCAGAAGTTGTTTTGTCGGATAGATATACAGCTAAAAGTTATTTGCAAGAGCGTTTAAGAGAATTAGGCGTTTAACCAATAAAAAACCTGCTCGATAAAGTGGAAAATAAATTACTTTATTCGAGCAGGGGCTTAATCTTTAATTGTTTATTACAATGAACTTAATTGCACTAATTTAGCTTGATAAACATCTTTCTCTTGCATGGTACTTGCGTTATTTCTGGCTAGTTTCAAGTAACGTTCAACTTGTTGTACCTCGCCAATTTGCAAATATACTTTTGCCAAACCATAATAAATTTCATGCCTACTACGATCTAAAGTTAATGCTTTTCTGAAATGGGCCAAGGCTTCATTCCAATTTTTTCTTTCTATCTGTTCTTCACCTAAATTTAAATGATAATCAGGGTTTCTCTTACGCTTCTGTTCAACACGCAGAAGAATGTCGTTAGCCTGCTCTTTTCTATCAGTAACACTATACAAATAAGCTAAGTTTTCTAAAACAGTCAAATTGTTAGGATCAATATTTAGCGCATATTCATAAGCACTTTCGGCTTGCTCGAAATATTCCATATGGCGATATAAAATTGCCATATTAATCCACGCAGGTTGAAATTCCGGATTCAACGTCAGAGCTTCTCGAAAGTAGTTATAAGCTTTATGAAAATGGTTATTTATTAAAGCATCAGCGCCCTTATTGTTATAAAACATAGCGATAACACTGTCTTTATTAACAATCTTTTTTGGTAATGAAACTCTTGATACTTGTGGGTCAAAGTCTACTTGATAACTTGGGTTGTAAAGAGCCAACACTTTTTTAGGTGCACTGGTGCTTAGACGCAAATTAATATGCCCATTCACTAAACTATAACCATTTCGTCTAGACCAAGATTCAGGAACCATTACTTCTTGGAAATCAACATGAAATCCAGCTTCTTTGGCTAACGAATACATCATAATTGACATAGACAAACAGTTAGCGGCACGATTGTGAAATGTCTCACTTGCTAATGTATTTGCATCACCACGATACAATAAATTCATTTCAGAACGATCAAAAATAGCATGTACCAAGGTTGCCATTTGTTCAGTTGGCTCTTCAATTGGTTCGAGTAAATTATGTACAAACATTTTTGCTTCATCATCTAGATAAAAAATATCTTGTTCTGATTCCACTTTAAAATGTTTGGCTTCAGCAAACCCTTGATCATAAAATTGTGGAGCATCGATAGAGACTGTTTTATTGATGTTTGATTGGCAAGAAACAAACAATATAAAGCTAGTGGTTAAGATTAATAACCTTGTTAGAGCAGTTTTCATAATTAATATCCTACCTCAGTTAGCTATCCTTAAATCTAGTTCACTTCACAGAAAACTCTAGGATATTTAACATTTGATTAACAAAGAGATATTAACATAGATAAAACAATGGATAGAATTTTCATCTCATAAACCAAGCCGTTCAACCCTTTCGCTTTTAAATAAGTACTTTTTACATCGATTTCAGGTTAACTATTTTATCTACAGCGCAGACGTAATAAACTTAAGCCAGACTCAATAACAAAAGACAAATTATGAAAGTTGCCATTTTAGGTGCCATGGACGAAGAAATAACACTGATCCGCCAATCATTAAAAGATTGCCAAGAAATTCAGTACAATCATTTAACCGCCTATGTTGGCCTTTTAGGTAATGTAGAAATCACTCTGATAAAATGTGGTATAGGTAAAGTAGCAGCTGCAGTTTCCACCGTTTCAGTTATCAATCACTTCAATCCAGATTACGTAATTAATACCGGCTCTGCAGGCGGGTTTGCCGCACATCTAAATATTGGTGATATTGTCATTGCCAACGAACTACGCCACCACGATGCTGATTTAACACACTTTGGTTATGAGTTAGGGCAAAATGCTGGCATGCCAGCGCAATTTACTTGTGATACAAAATTAGCTGAATGTGCATCTTTAGCAGCCAAAGAACTAAAAGGTTTACAAATCGAAAACGGCCTAATTTGTACTGGCGACTCTTTTATTGGCAGTGATGAAGCAGCTGCAGTTATACGTCAAAACTTTCCGAAGGTGTGCGCAGTTGAAATGGAAGGCGTGGCGATTGCACAAGCTTGTTATTTACTAAACACGCCATTTCTAGTGATTCGTTCTTTGTCTGACATAGCAGGTAAAACATCGACAGTCTCATTCCAAACGTATTTAGAACAGGCAGCTAAAAACTCAGCCAAGTTAGTGATACAAACTATCGAAAAAATGTCTCAATCTGCCAATGTTGCTTAACTAAGCCCGACAGATGCAGGCACTAATTGAAGTATTAACTAGTCAATTTTGGTTATCTTATTGGACTTTACTAATCATAGTTGTAGTGGAAAAAAATCTTTCGTGGCCAGAAAAATATCACCCGCTAAGTTTATACAAATTATTTGCAATACGAATGGCAAAGAAGGTTCTGCCATCTGCAGATTACTCAACGCAGCAACAAAAAATATCAGGGGCTTTAGCAGCTATGGTTTTGTTATTGCCCTTGATTGTAATCATAGCAATATTTATTTATCTGTCTGAATACCCAATGTTCTTTCAAGGTTTTTTGTTATTGATCGCTCTACGTTTTCAATATGTTTTAAACATCAGCACTAAGATTGCCAACTATTTATCCGCAGATAAAAAGATCTTAGCAAGACATACTTTGCAACCTATTATCTTAAGAGAAACGGACAAGTTATCGCCAATGGGCCTTGCTAAAGCAAACTGCGAAACCATAGTATTAAGGTTCAGTTATCAATATTGTGCAGTCATTTTTTGGTTTCTATTAACTGGCGGCGTGGGTGCCATTATTTACCGGGCTTTATATGAGAGTTCACAATGTTGGAACATAAAGCTGAAGCGTTTTAAGCACTTTGGCTTAATAGTGAATAAATTACTTCGGCTTTTACAATGGACACCCAACTTTTTAGTCGGGTTAAGTTTGATAATAGTCTCTGCTAATTTTGCTAGTTTAAAAGTATTAAAAACTAAAAGAAGTTATTTTGAGCAACGCTTTTATCTGTTAAATATTGCAGGCACCGTTTTAAATATTGAGTTAGGCGGGCCTGCATTTTATGAAAATAAAAAAACTCGTACGGAAAAGTGTGGAGGTATTCGACAAGTTACTTTAGCGGATATTTTGCGTACTAAAAACATTTTAAATCTCAGCACCTATTTATGGCTGACATTGTGTTTTTTAGGCTATACATTTATATTCATTAACATCAATTAACTATCCAGAGGCTGGAGCATCATGTTGCATAAAATACTTTTAGGATTATTCGCTTGTCTAAGCTTGTCTACTCACGCCGCAGATATAGAAGAAATTAGCCAAACAACACTACTCAATATTGATCCTGAGCAACACATTATTGTTGATGTACGGACCAAAGAAGAATTTGCCGAAGGCCATGTACCTGGCGCAATCAATATACCTTTAAGCACGATACAAACCGGTACTGATCAACTTAATCTAGGCAAAGATAAAACAGTAGTTCTTTATTGTCGTTCGGGATATCGCGCT
The sequence above is a segment of the Paraglaciecola sp. L3A3 genome. Coding sequences within it:
- a CDS encoding TonB-dependent receptor, which produces MLRNNKFNRIAIAVAMSVGLSSAAMAQDTASSVRGSLVSETGNAVTDAKITITHEPSGTTKVLSTNDSGSFFAQGLRVGGPYTITIDSDVYQDKTLQNVFITLGEVFRISEVLENGDIERISVTGSAQIVDYAAGSNSVFSGDTLSDTSSFNRDLKDIVRLNPLAVVGNDGVSLYLGGSNPRYNSLKVDGVNLNDDFGLAGNGYPTERSPIAFDSVEQISVAIAPFSAKEGGFSGGQISVVTKSGTNEFHGSAFFEQAKDSWAGTPENPFTGRDVELSFKEESYGATLGGAIVEDTLFFFASYETFEAPSSVSKGVLGSGAANETSNISQDDVDRVVTAAQNLFDYDAGDWNASIPLEDEKYSLKLDWNINDDHRASFAYSHAFSNSAGNVGSGASDELYLSSHWYNRSNEIDSYVAQVFSYWTDEFSTEFKMSYKESVNGQVPLGGLEFGEVKVTHNNGLINFGPDDSRHANQLTNETLQLRASGEYLLNDHAISFGWEYESVDVYNIFMQHYLGSWYFNSIEDLEAANANFFEYQNNPSLNRDEAAASFSLANHAFYVEDSWDISDSLNIVYGLRYEVISNEDVPNENALFVERHNFTNTENMDGKDLILPRFGFTWLASDDLTVRGGFGLFSGGKPNVWISNSFTNDGSRIALFRSSSDDAFLDNADPNSIPQAALDAISNASLDGAFSNIDATDPNFEIPSVWQYSLAADYMADLSSIGLGADWFVSAEVLYKDHKNDPLWTDITRQIDVSRGNNGYTVDGRPIYTFAFDSNNEAYDPTSGESARESRDVLLTNIDGGTSIISTFTLAKYWDNGVNMNFSYANQNIEDRFSASGTSTDTSYQFHPTIDPQNPEIGTSSYETEHKLSLNLSYKTQYFDGYDTTFSAFWQRKSARPYSWQLSQNRSDTGFSGALDLNAAYLPYVPTGADDAAVDFTNGMSYNEIVEQLEAVGISTEGGIVSKNQFRGPWNSTLDLKIQQQIPGLFDGHKGIFYVDLKNALAIIDKDSGVVFNNPFGNSSSNLFSYSINDAGQYVYSSNDVSAGDSPIRFRDRDSTWSVKVGVKYTF
- the udk gene encoding uridine kinase, yielding MSTPLIIAISGASGSGKSLFTENLLKEFSEEGKSVQILREDHYYRAQDNLAMSDREKTNYDHPKAFEHELLVKHLAALKKWQSIEYPHYCYKTHTRLDQTETLISAPVIIIEGIMLLANDALQHMFDIKIFVDTPLDICLLRRMKRDIAERGRTLDSVANQYESTVKPMYHQFIAPSRFTADVIVTQGGENKIALDVIKSHIQQTLL
- a CDS encoding NupC/NupG family nucleoside CNT transporter, whose amino-acid sequence is MVSLIGVALMLLIAYAASVHRKSINWRTVGGAFAIQASVGALVLYFPPGIQFLLALTGYVENIIGYSQDGINFIFGDLGNKSIGFIFAFNVLPVIIFFSSLITVLYHLKIMNIIITGIGGALQKLLKTSRPESMSAAANIFVGQTEAPLVIKPYIPNLTRSELFAVMVGGLASIAGSVMAGYAGMGVEIKYLLAASFMAAPGGLLMAKIIIPETEEYKNELTEEASKENEYANVFDAAASGAASGLKLAVNVGAMLLAFIGLIALLNGLIGWAGGLFGAEELSFQVILGYLFQPIAWTLGIPWEEANLAGSFIGQKMVVNEFVAYLDFLKYQEDLSPHSQAIIIFSLCGFANFSSIAILMGGIGALAPNRRQEIAQLGLKTVLAATLANLMSAALAGFYLSL
- a CDS encoding 2OG-Fe(II) oxygenase family protein gives rise to the protein MELIAVDYNAPDADKLFVESLHKTGFGVLKNHPISQQRVSSIYQHWQDFFNSNEKNDYAYDKKNHDGFFSTQVSETAKGFKKKDIKEYFHYYPWGRCPEALKQEISDYYRDTNTLASELLAWVEKYSPAEVSAKYSQMLSSMVTNSEQTLLRILHYPPLDGSEEPDAIRAAAHEDINLLTILPSANEPGLQVKGTGDSWIDVPCDFGNLIVNIGDMLQEASGGYFPSTTHRVINPQGSDQTKSRISLPLFLHPNPEVVLSDRYTAKSYLQERLRELGV
- a CDS encoding tetratricopeptide repeat protein encodes the protein MKTALTRLLILTTSFILFVSCQSNINKTVSIDAPQFYDQGFAEAKHFKVESEQDIFYLDDEAKMFVHNLLEPIEEPTEQMATLVHAIFDRSEMNLLYRGDANTLASETFHNRAANCLSMSIMMYSLAKEAGFHVDFQEVMVPESWSRRNGYSLVNGHINLRLSTSAPKKVLALYNPSYQVDFDPQVSRVSLPKKIVNKDSVIAMFYNNKGADALINNHFHKAYNYFREALTLNPEFQPAWINMAILYRHMEYFEQAESAYEYALNIDPNNLTVLENLAYLYSVTDRKEQANDILLRVEQKRKRNPDYHLNLGEEQIERKNWNEALAHFRKALTLDRSRHEIYYGLAKVYLQIGEVQQVERYLKLARNNASTMQEKDVYQAKLVQLSSL
- a CDS encoding 5'-methylthioadenosine/adenosylhomocysteine nucleosidase, translated to MKVAILGAMDEEITLIRQSLKDCQEIQYNHLTAYVGLLGNVEITLIKCGIGKVAAAVSTVSVINHFNPDYVINTGSAGGFAAHLNIGDIVIANELRHHDADLTHFGYELGQNAGMPAQFTCDTKLAECASLAAKELKGLQIENGLICTGDSFIGSDEAAAVIRQNFPKVCAVEMEGVAIAQACYLLNTPFLVIRSLSDIAGKTSTVSFQTYLEQAAKNSAKLVIQTIEKMSQSANVA
- a CDS encoding cobalamin biosynthesis protein, with product MQALIEVLTSQFWLSYWTLLIIVVVEKNLSWPEKYHPLSLYKLFAIRMAKKVLPSADYSTQQQKISGALAAMVLLLPLIVIIAIFIYLSEYPMFFQGFLLLIALRFQYVLNISTKIANYLSADKKILARHTLQPIILRETDKLSPMGLAKANCETIVLRFSYQYCAVIFWFLLTGGVGAIIYRALYESSQCWNIKLKRFKHFGLIVNKLLRLLQWTPNFLVGLSLIIVSANFASLKVLKTKRSYFEQRFYLLNIAGTVLNIELGGPAFYENKKTRTEKCGGIRQVTLADILRTKNILNLSTYLWLTLCFLGYTFIFININ
- a CDS encoding rhodanese-like domain-containing protein; this translates as MLHKILLGLFACLSLSTHAADIEEISQTTLLNIDPEQHIIVDVRTKEEFAEGHVPGAINIPLSTIQTGTDQLNLGKDKTVVLYCRSGYRAGKAADLLLNGGYSKLLHLEGDMLGWNKSGLDVEK